From a single Vicugna pacos chromosome 4, VicPac4, whole genome shotgun sequence genomic region:
- the ZBTB34 gene encoding zinc finger and BTB domain-containing protein 34, producing the protein MSVEMDSSSFIQFDVPEYSSTVLSQLNELRLQGKLCDIIVHIQGQPFRAHKAVLAASSPYFRDHSALSTMSGLSISVIKNPNVFEQLLSFCYTGRMSLQLKDVVSFLTAASFLQMQCVIDKCTQILESIHSKISVGDVDSVTVGAEETPESRNGVKDSSFFANPVEISPPYCSQVRQPTTSSDLRMETTPSKALRSRLQEEGHSDRGSSGSVSEYEIQIEGDHEQGDLLVRESQITEVKVKMEKSDRPSCSDSSSLGDDGYHTEMVDGEQVVAVNVGSYGSVLQHAYSYSQAASQPTSVSEAFGSLSNSSPSRSMLSCFRGGRARQKRALSVHLHSDLQGLVQGSDSEAMMNNPGFESSPRERSARGHWYPYNERLICIYCGKSFNQKGSLDRHMRLHMGITPFVCKFCGKKYTRKDQLEYHIRGHTDDKPFRCEICGKCFPFQGTLNQHLRKNHPGVAEVRSRIESPERTDVYVEQKLENDASASEMALDSRMEIHTVSDVPD; encoded by the coding sequence ATGTCAGTAGAAATGGACAGCAGCAGTTTTATTCAGTTTGATGTGCCCGAGTACAGCAGCACTGTTCTGAGCCAGCTAAACGAACTCCGCCTGCAAGGGAAACTATGTGACATCATTGTCCACATTCAGGGTCAGCCGTTCCGAGCCCACAAAGCAGTCCTCGCAGCCAGCTCCCCCTATTTCCGGGACCATTCAGCATTAAGTACCATGAGTGGCTTGTCAATATCAGTGATTAAAAATCCCAATGTGTTTGAACAGTTGCTTTCATTTTGTTACACTGGAAGAATGTCCTTGCAGCTGAAGGATGTTGTCAGTTTTCTGACAGCAGCCAGCTTTCTTCAGATGCAGTGTGTCATTGACAAGTGCACGCAGATCCTTGAGAGCATCCATTCAAAGATCAGTGTTGGAGATGTGGACTCCGTGACCGTCGGCGCTGAGGAGACTCCAGAGAGTCGTAATGGAGTTAAAGACAGCAGCTTCTTTGCCAACCCGGTTGAGATCTCCCCTCCATACTGCTCTCAGGTACGGCAGCCCACCACAAGCAGTGATCTCCGGATGGAGACGACGCCCAGCAAAGCTTTGCGCAGCCGTTTACAGGAGGAAGGGCACTCGGACCGAGGGAGCAGTGGGAGCGTCTCTGAATACGAGATTCAGATAGAGGGGGACCATGAGCAAGGGGACCTGTTGGTGAGGGAGAGCCAGATCACTGAGGTGAAAGTGAAGATGGAAAAGTCCGACCGGCCCAGCTGTTCCGACAGCTCCTCCCTGGGAGACGATGGGTACCACACCGAGATGGTTGATGGGGAGCAAGTTGTGGCAGTGAATGTGGGTTCCTATGGTTCTGTTCTCCAGCACGCGTATTCCTACTCCCAAGCAGCCTCGCAGCCAACCAGTGTATCCGAAGCTTTCGGAAGTTTGAGTAATTCCAGCCCATCCAGATCCATGCTGAGCTGTTTCCGAGGAGGGCGTGCTCGCCAAAAGCGGGCTCTTTCTGTCCATCTGCACAGTGATCTGCAGGGCTTGGTGCAGGGTTCCGACAGTGAAGCTATGATGAATAACCCCGGGTTTGAGAGCAGTCCCCGGGAGAGGAGTGCGAGAGGCCACTGGTACCCGTACAACGAGAGGTTGATCTGTATTTACTGTGGGAAGTCCTTCAACCAGAAAGGAAGCCTTGACAGGCACATGCGACTCCACATGGGAATCACCCCCTTTGTGTGCAAGTTCTGCGGGAAGAAATACACACGAAAGGACCAGCTGGAGTACCACATCCGGGGCCACACTGATGATAAACCATTCCGCTGTGAGATCTGCGGGAAGTGCTTTCCATTCCAGGGTACCCTCAACCAGCACCTGCGGAAAAACCACCCGGGCGTGGCAGAAGTCAGGAGTCGCATCGAGTCCCCAGAGAGAACAGATGTGTATGTGGAACAGAAACTAGAAAACGATGCATCGGCCTCCGAGATGGCCCTAGATTCCCGGATGGAAATTCACACAGTGTCTGATGTTCCTGATTAA